The Mytilus trossulus isolate FHL-02 chromosome 13, PNRI_Mtr1.1.1.hap1, whole genome shotgun sequence genome has a segment encoding these proteins:
- the LOC134694716 gene encoding cell division cycle 7-related protein kinase-like has translation MQSVGSIHEGFGSQQNDYTSPKKKKKVCEVEKDKLPFEVQEEIECLYEFVPEVQQHFVVTNKIGEGTFSSVFLAKLKHYPDVDQLFALKHIIPTSHPSRIEGELQCLQEIGGCDNVMGVELCIRQRDHVVIVMPYFPHEKFQDYMLTMSLLEVQAYMKNLLVSLRRVHQFNIIHRDVKPSNFLYNSSTKQYALVDFGLAHKAPAPKDKTGTETISPLLPSKTVESQENQNMKNIQQPENTSLKPQFDKQRHPDRMLVRKSKSPRRLLLAKRALMVKEKEILRSKGENSRSPSISTCQCYGQPTVCTICTSRSNQQAPRAGTPGFRAPEVLIKCPHQTTAVDIWSAGVIFLCLLSGRYPFFRANDDMTALAQIISIFGSEDVKKSAVTYGKQLLCNPTTPALDLKTMCYKLRSGAQCKQSKTTPWTNVSDSAFDLLRKLLDLNPHTRISAEEALKHSFFTEKWD, from the exons ATGCAAAGTGTTGGCAGTATACATGAAGGTTTTGGAAGTCAACAGAATGATTATACCTCTCccaagaagaaaaagaaagttTGTGAAGTGGAGAAAGACAAGTTACCAT TTGAAGTACAAGAAGAGATAGAATGTCTGTATGAATTTGTACCAGAAGTTCAGCAACATTTTGTAGTCACAAACAAAATTGGAGAAG GTACATTTAGTTCAGTATTTCTGGCCAAACTAAAACATTATCCAGACGTGGATCAGTTGTTTGCTCTTAAGCATATCATACCAACTAGTCATCCTAGCAGAATAGAAGGAGAACTACAATGTCTACAGGAAATAGG GGGCTGTGACAATGTCATGGGTGTAGAGTTATGTATCAGACAGAGAGATCATGTTGTAATTGTAATGCCATATTTTCCACATGAAAAGTTTCAG gacTACATGTTGACAATGTCATTGTTAGAGGTCCAAGCCTATATGAAGAATTTATTGGTTTCATTAAGAAGAGTTCATCAATTTAACATCATACACAGAGATGTCAAACCCAGTAACTTCTTATACAATAGTTCAACTAAACA GTATGCCTTAGTTGATTTTGGTTTGGCTCATAAAGCACCTGCACCAAAAGATAAAACTGGTACAGAGACCATATCACCTCTCCTGCCATCCAAAACAGTAGAGTCACAAGAAAACCAG AACATGAAAAACATCCAGCAACCAGAAAATACCAGTCTTAAGCCACAGTTTGACAAACAGAGACATCCAGATCGTATGTTAGTTAGAAAATCTAAATCACCAAGGAGGTTACTGTTAGCAAAGAGAGCATTGATGGTAAAAGAGAAAGAAATACTACGATCTAAGGGAGAGAACTCTAGGAGTCCTAGTATATCTACATGTCAGTGTTATGGTCAGCCCACTGTTTGTACAATATGCACATCCAG AAGTAACCAACAAGCACCCAGAGCAGGTACACCAGGATTTAGAGCACCAGAAGTTCTCATTAAATGTCCTCACCAGACCACAG CTGTAGATATATGGTCAGCTGGTGTTATATTTCTGTGTTTACTCAGTGGGAGATATCCATTCTTCAGGGCTAATGATGACATGACAGCGTTAGCACAAATAATCAGTATTTTTGGAAGTGAGGATGTGAAAAAATCTGCAGTAACTTATG GTAAACAGTTATTATGTAATCCGACCACACCAGCATTAGACCTTAAAACAATGTGTTACAAATTACGATCTGGAGCTCAGTGTAAACAAAGTAAGACAACTCCATGGACAAACGTATCAGATTCTGCCTTCGACTTGTTACGGAAACTACTTGATCTTAATCCTCATACTAGAATAAGTGCAGAGGAGGCATTGAAACATTCATTTTTCACGGAGAAGTGGGACTGA